The genomic stretch TATTGCCTGTTTGGTATGAATATAAAGCGGATATGGGTAATACATTATATTTAATCTTTTCTAATAATTTTTATTTTAAAGTAGCTTTTTTGGTATTGGCCTTGATATTTTTATCCTCTGTTATAGGTTTTTTTATTTCAAAATATAACTTGAATATTAGGCTTATTTATTTTTATATATCATTTGTGAGTTCTATTTTGTTAATAGCAGCTTTTTGTTCTAAATTTCTGTCAAAATTTATGAAGCCTTATCAAATTAAGAGATTTTTAGTTTTCTTAGATCCAAATATTGATCTTAAAGGTGCTGGTTGGAATTTAAATCAGGTAAAGATTGCCATTGGTTCTGGAGGTATTTTGGGTAAGGGATTTTTAAAAGGTCCTTATACTCATGCAAATTATGTTCCGTCTCAAAGTACAGATTTTATTTTTTCAATTCTTGCTGAAGAATTTGGTTTTTTAGGGGTAAGTCTTGTTTTAATATTATTTTTCCTTATTTTTTTTAGGATTTTAATAATAATGGATAAAAGCAAAGATAGATATATGTCTTTAATTCTTGCTGGTGTATTGTGTCTTTTATTTTTTCATACAGCTTTTAATATTGGTATGTCTTTAGGTCTCTTACCGATTACAGGTATACCTTTGCCTTTTCTATCTTATGGTGGTTCATCTACTATTACTTTCTTTTTGGCTATGGCTCTTTACTTTAATATTGAATCTATAGTAACTATGGACTGATAAATTTATATTCTTTTCTTATTATTTTATCTGTTTTTTTAATAAATTTTTTTGTATATTGTATTGAGAAGATTTGTTGTTTATCTATGATTTTTTAAGTTATGAATTTATTATAATGTTTTCATACTGCAAATTTTAAAGTTTATAAGGTGTTGTTATGGGTGAAAAATTAGATAAGGATAGTATTCTTTATAAGAAGAGACATTCGATTGCACATGTTATGGCAGAAGCTGTTCTTGAATTATTTCCAAATACTAAGATTGCTATAGGACCTCCAATTAAAGATGGTTTTTATTATGATTTTGATTTTGAAAAGCACATATCAGAAGATGATCTTTTATTAATAGAACATAAAATGAGAGAAATTTTAAAGACGGGCAGTCCTTTTATAAGAGAAGTTATAACCAGAGAACAGGCGTTAGTGCTTTTTAAAGATGAACCTTATAAGATAGATTTAATTCAAAATTTTGATGTTACAGATGAGATTACAATATATAAGAGTCATAAATTTACGGATCTTTGTAGAGGTCCTCATGTTGATAATATGAATAAGCTTGATCCAAAAGCATTTAAATTAACTAGTATAGCTGGTGCTTATTGGCGTGGCGATGAAAGAAATAAAATGTTAAGTCGTATTTATGGAACTTTATGGAATAACGAAAAGGACTTAAAAGCATATCTGAAATTACAAGAAGAGATAAAAAAGAGAGATCATAGAAAGCTTGGTCGTGAACTTAATTTGTTTTCTGTTCATGATGAGATAGGACCTGGTCTTATTTTTTTCCATCCACATGGTGCTAGAATAAGGGCTTTAATAGAGAATTTTTGGCGAGAAGAGCATTTTAAGAATGGTTATGATATACTTTTTACTCCTCATATTGGTAAATCGTGGCTTTGGGAAACTTCTGGTCATTTAGATTTTTATAAAGAGAGCATGTTTGAAAAAATTGAGATGGATAGAAGTGATTATTATGTTAAGCCTATGAATTGTCCATTTCATATTGCAATTTATAATACTGATAAGCATTCTTATAGAGATTTGCCATTTAGGTGGGCTGAACTTGGTACTGTCTATCGTTATGAGAAGATAGGTGCGATTCATGGTACTATGCGTGTTAGAGGTTTTACGCAAGATGATGCACACATTATATGTACTTATGAGCAAGTGAATTTTGAAGTTAGAGAGGTTTTACGTTTTGCGATTGATATGTGGAATAAATTTGGATTTACCAATTTAAAGGCATATCTTTCAACAAAACCTGAAAAAGCTGTGGGGGATGATGATGATTGGCAAATGGCTGTTAAAGTTTTAGAGAAAGCCTTGATTGATTTTAATATCGATTTTGATATTGATGAAGGCGGAGGAGCTTTTTATGGGCCCAAAATTGATCTTAAGATAATTGATTCTCTTGGAAGAGCATGGCAAATGAGTACAATTCAATTTGATTTTAATCTTCCTGTAAGATTTAAGATGACTTATACTGCAGAAGACGGCAAAGAAAAGAGACCCTTTATGATTCATAGAGCGCTTCTTGGTTCTATTGAAAGATTTTTTGGAATTTTAGTGGAGCATTATGGTGGAGCATTTCCTGTATGGTTGGCTCCTCTTCAAGTTGTAATTATTCCTGTAAATAGCATTGTAGAAGAATATGCATTAGAAGTATTGTCTAGATTTCAAAATGAAGGAATTAGAATAAAATTTGATAATTATTGTAATATGAGAATGAATGCAAAAATTAGACAATATCAGTCAAAAAAAGTTCCCTATATGTTTATTATTGGAGAGAGAGAGGTAGTAGAAGGAAAAATTTCAATTAGAACTAGAACAAATGAGCAAATTAATGGACTTGAGCTTAAAGAAGCTCTTGAATTTGTGAAGTTAAAGATAAGTAATAAGGAGATCTTATAGCTTGCATAGTAAAAAAATAATTACTCCAAATAAAATAACTTTTCTTAGAATTATATTATCGTTTGTTATTTTATTTATATTATGTTTTGAATATTTGTGGAATTCTTATTTAATTTTAAGTTTAATTTGGTTTTTAATTATTTTTAATGAAATTACAGATATTATTGATGGATATATTGCTAGAAAATATGGTTTAGTTAGCAATGTAGGTAAAATTTTAGATCCCTATGCAGATGTGTTGCAACATTTTACATATTTTGTTTTTTTCTTTTATAAAGGTATTACTCCATATTATTTTTTTGTGATATTTGTATATCGTGAACTTTCTGTTGGTGTTATTAGGAATTTAATTATTCAATTTAATATAATTCAGCAAGCCAGAATTTCAGGTAAAATAAAATCGTTATTTTATGCTATTGCTGTATTTGCTAGTCTTTTGCTTTATACTTTTGACAAGTTAAAAATTGTTACTTTTGTTGATTGTTTTATTAGTTCAATTTTAAATTTAACTTTTAGTTTTTCTTCTATTGTTGCAATAATATATGTTATTTCTACTTTTGTAACTATCATATCATTAATTGATTATGTCATGATATTTTTGGATCTTGGCAAGTATGAGAAGTAATTTATTATTAATATTTATTTGTTTGTTTAGTAATTTTTATTCTTATGCTGATGTAAAGCAAATGTTGACCGAAGTTAAGCCTTTAAGCATTTCAAGCAAGAATGGAAAAGGAAGCATTTATTTAAAAGTTGACAAGTCTTCTGATTATATTTTGACTTTTGATGTTGCTTTGGGGACAGATTTTGTATATATGGTATATGACGTTTTTAATAAAAAAAATATAACAGATAAGATAAGAAAAAATGATGTTAAACTTACATTGCAAAAGGACGTTCTTTATGCTGTAATTTATGTTACATCAGAGAATGTAAACATTAATTTTACTCTTAATGATTTAGATTTATCAATAATTGGTGATAGTTCTGTAAAGGCCAAAACATCTAATATAAAAAAACAAAATAAAACTTTTTTATTAAGAGATTTGCCAAGTTTTAAGTTAAGTTCAAGGCTTAAAAAATATATTTTAAAAACCTATAAGCGTAATATTTATGTTGCATATCAAATGGAAGATAATGATACTATTAAAGTTGCTTCATTTATTGAAAATATTGGTTGGTTTGATATCAGTACTGCTGTTAATGATAATATTACCGATATTTCATGTTTTGATTTTGCGATTAATTCTAAAGGGGAATTATATATTGTATTTACGACTAAGAGTACCAGTGATTTTCCTAGTGAACTTATAGTTCGAAAATTTAATAGTCGAAAGTGGATTGATGTTAGTCCTAAATTGAGAGACAATGTTGGTTTTTTAGTAAATATTAGTGTTGATCATAAGGACAATTTGTATGTAGCTTATTTGAAAAAAATTGGTTATGAATATAAAGTCAATTTTATTGTAAATAGGGGATATGGAACTACTTGGAATAGTATTGTAGATTCTAATGTGTTTAAAGGTACTGCTGATGTTGACGTCTTAAGTATTGGTGTTATTTCCGAACCTTTTTTAGGAATTTTTTACAATTATAAATTAAATGATTATATGAATTCTGAATTTATTATTGATAAAGGGAAAACTTGGTCGAATGTAAATATACAATCTGTAAATATGGCAAATTCTGTTAAGATTTTATCTGATGTTAAATCAGATCAGATTATTTTAAGTTATGTAACAAAAGATAGACCTATTGTTAGTATATCTACTCTTCAATGTGATAAATGGCAAAATGTAAGTCCAAATATTAAAATTAAAGGAGTAGTTAGTGATATTTTAAAATATAGTAATGATTTGTTATTAACGTTTGAAGATGATAATAATGTGAGACTTATTTATTTAAATTCCAATAATTGGTATTTTTTAAATGAATCTGAAATTTTTCAAAAATCTGCTTGCAAACCTCAATTTGCACAATATCAAAAAAAAGGATTTGTATTGTCATGTTTAAGCTTAGATTTTAAAGTTTTATTTCTTAAGTTGATTAGATAATAGTTCAAAGTATGATTTTTTTTCAATATTATTTTGTAGTTTAAAGTCTTGTATTGTTTTGTAAATTTCTTGCTTGGCAAGATTTAATTCATTTTTATTGTCAATTATTTTTTCGATTTCTAGAAAAAATCCAAGATTCTGAATTTCGTTAACTTCTATATTTAAATTGTCTTTTTTATAAATGAGACTTTTTTTAATCTTTTTATATAAAATTTTAAAATCCAATTCTTTTATAAAAGATATAAAATTTTCTATTTTGTCTACTTTAAATTCAATTTCTTTGTTTATTTCTATATCTTTTTCTAAAGATTTGATTTTAAATGTTATAATTTTTTTTGAGATATTGGATTCTCTTATTCTAATGATTTTTTTTGAATTAAAATAATAAATATCATTTTTAATTTCTTCTTTAATAAATTGAAATTTTTGATTAGCCAATTTTACGATTTTTTTTACTCTGTTTTTTGGAATAAAAGCTTTTAGTTCAACTTCAAACATATATTAAAAATAATAAAATTATGGTAATATTTCAACATTCTGCTATTTTGATCATGATATCTTGTATGTTTTGTTGTATTTTATTTTTATATGTTGAAAATTGAATTTAGTGATAGGTTTTTTCTTTTTAGTTATTTTATCTTAATTATGTTTATAGGCTCTCTGTTATTGTTATTGCCTATTGCTTGGAATAATGTTGAGAGTTTAAAATATATAGATGTTTTATTTACATCTGTATCTGCTGTTAGCATTACGGGGCTTGTGACTGTTAAGATGGAAAGTTTTTCTACTTTTGGTTTTATTGTAATAATGTTATTGATTCAGTTTGGTGGGCTTGGTTTCATAACAATTACTACTTTTTATTTGCTTATTCCTAAACGCAAGCTCAAGTTAACTGATGTTCGAATAATCAAACAATATTCTCT from Borrelia duttonii Ly encodes the following:
- the thrS gene encoding threonine--tRNA ligase → MGEKLDKDSILYKKRHSIAHVMAEAVLELFPNTKIAIGPPIKDGFYYDFDFEKHISEDDLLLIEHKMREILKTGSPFIREVITREQALVLFKDEPYKIDLIQNFDVTDEITIYKSHKFTDLCRGPHVDNMNKLDPKAFKLTSIAGAYWRGDERNKMLSRIYGTLWNNEKDLKAYLKLQEEIKKRDHRKLGRELNLFSVHDEIGPGLIFFHPHGARIRALIENFWREEHFKNGYDILFTPHIGKSWLWETSGHLDFYKESMFEKIEMDRSDYYVKPMNCPFHIAIYNTDKHSYRDLPFRWAELGTVYRYEKIGAIHGTMRVRGFTQDDAHIICTYEQVNFEVREVLRFAIDMWNKFGFTNLKAYLSTKPEKAVGDDDDWQMAVKVLEKALIDFNIDFDIDEGGGAFYGPKIDLKIIDSLGRAWQMSTIQFDFNLPVRFKMTYTAEDGKEKRPFMIHRALLGSIERFFGILVEHYGGAFPVWLAPLQVVIIPVNSIVEEYALEVLSRFQNEGIRIKFDNYCNMRMNAKIRQYQSKKVPYMFIIGEREVVEGKISIRTRTNEQINGLELKEALEFVKLKISNKEIL
- the cyaB gene encoding class IV adenylate cyclase — encoded protein: MFEVELKAFIPKNRVKKIVKLANQKFQFIKEEIKNDIYYFNSKKIIRIRESNISKKIITFKIKSLEKDIEINKEIEFKVDKIENFISFIKELDFKILYKKIKKSLIYKKDNLNIEVNEIQNLGFFLEIEKIIDNKNELNLAKQEIYKTIQDFKLQNNIEKKSYFELLSNQLKK
- the rodA gene encoding rod shape-determining protein RodA, giving the protein MAVFRKSYDSLTLFSLVMISFIGILLIYSSDYTSNGSLMKIEYIKQIIWVIGGFFVIFVVGRYDLKIIYGMVYPLYSLLVISLIFTAVFGITVNGAKSWIGIWKLGGQPSEFGKIIVILTLAKFYSSKNEYHNFFAFVFAFIIILPVILFVFLQPDFGTAIVYLNMFIFISFFAGVDIHYILYFTLTGFLSFIFVVLPVWYEYKADMGNTLYLIFSNNFYFKVAFLVLALIFLSSVIGFFISKYNLNIRLIYFYISFVSSILLIAAFCSKFLSKFMKPYQIKRFLVFLDPNIDLKGAGWNLNQVKIAIGSGGILGKGFLKGPYTHANYVPSQSTDFIFSILAEEFGFLGVSLVLILFFLIFFRILIIMDKSKDRYMSLILAGVLCLLFFHTAFNIGMSLGLLPITGIPLPFLSYGGSSTITFFLAMALYFNIESIVTMD
- the pgsA gene encoding CDP-diacylglycerol--glycerol-3-phosphate 3-phosphatidyltransferase: MHSKKIITPNKITFLRIILSFVILFILCFEYLWNSYLILSLIWFLIIFNEITDIIDGYIARKYGLVSNVGKILDPYADVLQHFTYFVFFFYKGITPYYFFVIFVYRELSVGVIRNLIIQFNIIQQARISGKIKSLFYAIAVFASLLLYTFDKLKIVTFVDCFISSILNLTFSFSSIVAIIYVISTFVTIISLIDYVMIFLDLGKYEK